The following is a genomic window from Amycolatopsis acidiphila.
CACGACAAACGAAAGGATGCCGATTGGGGCGGCTAGGAGGAACATTGTGTGAATAGCGTCCACATAGGATGGAACCGTTGGTACCACGGGTAGTCGGCTGGTGAAGATAGTGCCGAACACCGCGACGCCGAACGAACTTCCCAAGGTTCGCAGGAAGCTCACTCCAGAGGTCGCGACGCCCAGGTCCTCGTAGTCGCTGGTGTTCTGCACGACGATCGTCGGCACTTGCATGCAGCATCCGAGCCCCAGTCCGAGCACGATCATGTACCCGGAGGTGACCCAGAAGCTCGTTCCGACATCGAGCGTGGACATCAGGAACAGGCCGGCCGTCATGATCAGCGAGCCCACTACCGGGAAGATCTTGTACCGGCCGGTGCGACTGATCACGTTGCCGCTGAGCATCGCCGTGATGAGCAGCCCGACGACGAGCGGCAGCATCCGCAACCCGGACTCGGTCGCGCTCGCGCCCTGTACCCGCTGCAGGTAGGTCGGCAGATACGTGATGCCGCCCAGCATTGCGAAGCCCACGACAAAACTCAGCACACTCGCCACCGTGAACACCCGGCCGCGGAACAGGCGCATCGGCAGCATCGGTTCCTCGGCACGGAGCTCGACCAGCACGAACAGCACCAGCAGCACGATCGAACCGACGGCCATCCCGATGATCGTCGGGGACGTCCACGGGTACTCGGTCCCGCCCCAGCTGGTGACCAGTGTCAGGCCGGTCGCCGCCAGTGCGATCAGCAGGATGCCCAGGTAGTCGATTCGCGGGCGGGTCGTGCTCTTGACGGCCGGCAGGGCGGCCGCGGCGATCAGCACGACGACGACGCCGAGCGGGATGTTCACATAGAACGCCCACCGCCAGCTGAGCTGGTCCACGAACAGCCCGCCCAGCAGGGGGCCGGCGACCGTCGCGACACCGAACATGGCGCCGATCGCGCCCTGGTACTTGCCTCGTTCCCGCAGCGGCACGACGTCGGCGATCACGGCTGACGATGTGACCATCAGGCCGCCGCCACCGAGGCCCTGTACGGCCCGAAACGCGATCAGCCAGACCATCGAGTCGGCCCAGCCGGAGAAGAAGGAGCCCACCAGGAACAACAAGACGCTTGCGAGAAAGGCCTTCTTGCGACCGAACAGGTCCCCGAACTTGCCGATCAGCACTGTCATGATCGTCTCGGCGAGCAGGTACGCCGTGACCACCCAGGACAGATGGTTCGCGCCGCCCAGATCAGCGACGATCGTCGGTAGCGCGGTCGAGACGATGGTCTGGTCGAGCGCAGCCAACAGCATCCCGAGCATGATCGCCGCGACGATGGTGTTCTGCCTCTTCCTGCTGGTCACAGCCGGAAGGCTAATGGCGCGCAACCCCGTCGGACGGGCTCCTCACCCGATGGTGGGCGCCGAGTTGTCACGTTCGTCACCCAGGCCCTTGCCCAGCGGCTCTCGGTGCCGTCCTGGCTTGCCATTACGCTGGTGAAGACCGCAACGGAGTGCGAGAGGGCAGGGGAACGTGTCGGTTCAGAGTGGCACCATCGAGGATCTGCGCGCGAGCGTGGGCCTCCGGATCGCCGATGAGCAACTGCTGCGCACGCTCGCCGGCGGGCTCGCCGATGTCGAGAACCTCCTGCGCGAGACCGCCCGCAGCGAGGTCAAGGCCGTGAACGACGCCGCATCGCACCTGGTCGAGGCGGGTGGCAAACGTTTTCGTCCGATGTTCACCCTGCTCGCCGCCGAGTTCGGCGAGGGCAACCACAAAGGGGTCGTGACCGCGGCCGCGGCCGTCGAGCTGGTCCACCTGGCCACGCTGTACCACGACGACGTCATGGACGAGGCCACGATGCGCCGCGGTGCGCAGAGCGTGAACGCGCGCTGGGACAACACCGTTGCGATCCTGACCGGGGACTTCCTGTTCGCGCACGCGTCACGGCTCGTCTCCTACCTGGGCACCGACGCAGCGCGGATCATCGCCGAGACCTTCGGTGAGCTGGTCACCGGCCAGATGCGGGAGACGGTCGGTCCTGATGTCGGCGAGGACCCCGTCGAGCACTACCTGAGCGTGATCGCGCAGAAGACCGGCTCGCTCATCGCGACCGCGGGTCGCTTCGGCGGCATGGTCTCGGATGCGAAACCCGAGTACATCGAGGCGCTCACTCGCTTCGGCGACATCATCGGGACCGCCTTCCAGATCTCGGACGACATCATCGACATCGCCTCCCCGTCGGACGAGTCCGGCAAGACCCCGGGCACCGACCTGCGGGAGGGCGTGCGCACCCTGCCGATGCTCCTCGCGCTGGCCGACCCCGACACCGACCCGCGGCTGGTGGAGCTGCTGGCCGGCCCGATCGCCGAAGATGCCCTGGTCGAAGAGGCCCTCGACCTGCTGCGGGCCTCCAGCGGGCTCGACCGCGCCATGGTGACGCTCTCCGACTACGCTCGTCGCGCGAGGGTGGAGTTGTCCGCGCTGCCCGCTTCGGTCGCGCGCGACGCGTGTGAGTCCGTCGCCGACTATCTCGTCGCGCGGACGCGTTGATCTGACTCCGCCGCGTCATGAGTGCGCCGCTTGGGTGTCACTGACAGTGGTAGTGGTGCGGTTGGGAAAGAAAGGACAGCGCGGATGTCCATCTTCGGGCAGGTGTGGCTGTGGAGCGCCGCGGCCTTCGTGGTCGGTGTACTGCTGACCTGGTTGCTGCTCGTCCGGCCTGCACAGGCGCGGAGCCGTGCTCTCCAGCGCCGGCTCGAGGCGGCACAGGCTGCCGCCTCGGAGCGCCAGTCCGCGAACGCCATGCCGACGCGCACCTTCGGCAACGACTCGGCCGCGCGGCTGCACGAGCCCACACCCGTGACCGAGCACCTTCGGCCGCTCGAGGAACCCGGGCCCGTCGCTGCGTCCGAGCCGAACTGGTACGACCGGGACAGCTTCGATGGGCGGATGCCCGACGAGTCCTCGTTCGAGCCGGAGTCGGACGCCGAGAAGACTTCAATTTTCAGGCCGCACCAGATGCCCGAGCACGGCTCGTTGTTCGACTCGAACGCTGAAATCGAGCGCGGGGCATTGTTCGACTCGAACGCGGAGGTCGAGCGGGGAGCCTTGTTCGACGCGGACGCGGAGGTCGAACGGGGGGCACCCTTCGATCCGAACGGGCCGGCCGAGCGTGGCTCGCTGTTCGGGCAGGAGGCCGAGGCCGGGCGCGGGCATCGGTACGCACCTGAGGCCGAGCCGGAGCACGGGTCGCAGTTCGGCCAGGAGACCGCTGACGGGCGCGGGCATCGATACGCAGCTGAGGCGGACGGCGAGCAGGAGCAGCACCGTTCGCTGTTCGGGCAGGAGGCTGAGCCGGAGCGCGGGCATCGGTATGCGCCCGAGCCGGAGGCCGAGGTCGAGCGTGGCTCGCTGTTGGGGCAGGAAGGTGGGCTCGAGCGCGGGGCATTGCTCGGGGAGCAGGCGGAACCTGAGCACGGGACGCCGTTCGGGCAGGGCGCTGGGCCGGACCATGGGGCCTCCTTCGGGCAGAAGGTAGAGCCCGAGCGTGCGGCCGCCTTCGGGCAGGAGACCGAGGTCGAGCGTGGGTCGCTGTTCGGACAGCAAGCAGAGTCCGAGCGCGGGGCGTTGCTCGGGCAGGGAGCCGGGGCCGAGGATGCGTCGTTTGCCCAGCGGGGCGAGCATGCGGCGTTCGGGCAGGGTGCCGAGACCGACGATGCACCTTTCGCACAGGGAACCGGCCGTGCGGCATTCGCGCAGGGAACCGGGGCCGGCGATGCGGCATTCGCGGAGGGAACCGAGGCCGCTGACGCGCCTTTCGGACAGGGGGCTGGGGCCGGCGATACGTCTTTCGCGCGGGGCCCCGAGGCTGACGACGTGTCTTTCGGACAGGGCACCGAGGCCGGAGATGTCTCCCATACGCGGGGCGCACCGGTCGAGGGGACGTCTTTCGCGCAGCAAAGCGCGCCCGAGGATGCTTCGTTCGGGCGAGGTGCTGAGCAGGAGCAAAGCGGCTTGGTGTTCGGGCAGCAGGCTGGGGCTGAACGTGGCCACCGGTACGCGCCCGAGCCCGAGGCCGAGCAAACTTACGGCTCGCACGCGGCTGCCGAAGACGAGCCGCCGGCTTACGCGTTCGGTGGTGGAGAACCCGAGTCGCCGGTCGAGGAGGAGAAGGCCACCGAGACGACCGCCGTTCTGCCCAAGCGCCAGCCGCGCTCGACGCCGCCCAGCAGCTTCGAGCCGCCGCGTCCCTCGATGCGGTCGATCGAGCGTCGCGAGCCCGTGGTGGACGAAGGTGGCCGCAGTGGTTCGCTGTTCGAACCCACCGTGCGCCGCAACACTGCCCCGGGCTCCCATGCCGCGCCCGAGCCGGCGCCAGCTCCTCCGCCGCCTGCCCGCGCCCACGTGTCTGACCGCAGCGTCCCGCCTGGGCCCTTCGGCCCGGGGTCGGCGATGCCGCGTCCGGGAGGCGGCCGCCCGTCCGACGAGTTCGAGGTCAAGGCGAGCGTGACGGCTCTGCGTTACTGCACCGAGGAATCGCCGCAGTTCAACCGGATGGTGGCCGAGGTGTGGTTCCGCTCCGCTGCGGACGCCGAGCGCGTTGGATTCCGGCCGCTGGGCTGACACTGGGATTTCGGCCCAGTTTGGAAGCCGCCGGTCCGGGTCCTGGAGGGGATCGGAGGGGGCTCCTGAACGGCGGGGAGCGGGTTCTGGCCCGAGGCGTGGACGAGACGGGCGGTGCTGGAAGGTCGGACTGACCGGTGCTCTGACAGACGGAGTCCGGCCGCGGACTTGAAGGAACTGGGGAGACTGACCGGTGCTCTGACAGACGTGGGGTCCGGCCGCGGATTTGAAAGAACTGGGAGACGGACTTTGCGTCTGTCCATTGTGGTGGAAGGCGATGGGGCCCGGCCGCTGTTGTGAAGGACGGGTGGGGCTGACCGCCGTCGTGGAGGTTGGGTCGGTCCCCGTTCTGGAAGATGTGGGGGACCGGCCCGCCGCCTTGAAAGGCCTGGGGGACTGGCCGCCGTGGTGAAGGGTGTTGGGGGAACGGTCCCGTTCGGAAAGACGTGCGGACCGGCCCTGTGAAGGACGTCGGGGATCTGTCCACTGTGGAAGCCGACGGGACGGCCGCGGGCCTGAAGGACGTCGGGGGTCTGTCCACTGTGGAAGCCGACGGGACGACGACGGGACGGCCGCGGGACACTAGCCCCATCGTGAAGACGTCGGAGTCCGGCCGCCGTCGCGAAACACGTGAACCGGCCCCTGCAACAAAAACGACGAAAGCCGGCCCCCCGCGTGGGTGGGCCGGCTGTCGCTGCCTGGGTCAGGCGATGACTGTCCAGGTGTCCTTGCCGGTGAGCAGGGACTGCAGGTTCGGCGCCTTCGCGGTGCGGGCGTCCTCGACCTGGGCGCGGGCCTGGTCGTCGTAGGTGGGGCGGGCCACTTGGCGGAAGATGCCCGTCGGGGTGTGGTTGAGGTTCTGGTCGCCCAGCCGGGACAACGCGAAGGCGTAGGCGGTATCGGTGATGCCCGGGTCGTGGACGATCACGTTGTCCTCGCCGATCTCGGACACCTTGCCGACCTCGAAGCCGCCCCAGCCGGTGGTCGTGACGCCGAACTCCTGCTCCGGGCCGAAGCGGATCGGCTCGCCCGCGCGCAGTGGGATGAGCCGGGTGGCGGCTTCGTCCTTGTCCTTGAGGACGTCGAAGGCGCCGTCGTTGAAGATGGGGCAGTTCTGGTAGATCTCGACGACTGCGGAACCGCGGTGTTGCGCCGCGGCGGTGAGCACCTCCGTGAGCCCGGCTTTGTCGCTGTCGAGGGCGCGGCCGACGAACGTGGCCTCGGCGCCCAGGGCGAGGGACACCGGGTTGAACGGGGTGTCGACCGAGCCCATCGGGGTGGACTTGGTGACCATGCCCTGCCCGGAGGTGGGCGAGTACTGGCCCTTGGTCAACCCGTAGATCCGGTTGTTGAACAGCAGGATCTTGATGTTCACGTTGCGGCGCAACGCATGGATCAGATGGTTGCCGCCGATGGACAGTGCGTCGCCGTCGCCGGTGACGACCCATACCGACAGGTCCGGCCGGGTGGTGGCCAGGCCGGTGGCGATCGCGGGGGCGCGGCCGTGGATGGAGTGCATCCCATAGGTGTTGAGGTAGTACGGGAACCGCGAGGAGCAGCCGATGCCGGAGACGAACACGATGTTCTCGCGCTTGAGCCCGAGTGTCGGCAGGAACGACTGGACGGTGTTGAGCACGACGTAGTCGCCGCAGCCGGGGCACCAGCGGACTTCCTGATCAGACTTGTACTCCTTGGCCTTCTGCGTCTCGTCCGTGTGCGGGACGAGGTCGAGGCCACCAGGTACCGGCAGTCCGAGGTCGGTGGCGGTCATGCGGGCACAACCCCTTCGATGATGTCGGTGAACACGTGTTGCAGCTCTTCGGCCTTGAACGGCAGGCCGGCCACCTTGGTGTAGGACTGGACGTCGGTCAGGTACTTCGCGCGCAGCAGCATCGCCAGCTGGCCGAGGTTCATCTCCGGCACCACGACCTTGTCGTAGGAGGCCAGGATCGCCCCCAGGTTCTTGGGGAACGGGTTGAGGTTGCGCAGATGCGCCTGCGCGATCGGCATCCCGGCCTTGCGCACCCGGCGGCACGCGGCGCCGATCGGGCCGAACGTCGAGCCCCAGCCCAGCGCCAGCACGCGCGCCTTGCCACCGGAGGGGTCATCGACCACCAGGTCGGGCACCTCGATGTTGTCGATCTTGCGTTGGCGCAGCCGGACCATGTGGTCGTGGTTGTCCGGGTCGTAGGAGATGTTGCCCTTGCCGTCGGCCTTCTCCAGCCCGCCGATGCGGTGCTGCAGCCCCGGCGTGCCCGGGATGGCCCACTCGCGGGCCAACGTCTCCGGGTCCCGCACATACGGCCAGAACTCGTCCGACCCGTCCTGCGCGTTCGGCTTCGACGCGAACTCCACCCGCAGGTCCGGCAACGTCGAGATGTCCGGGATCAGCCACGGCTCGGAACCGTTCGCGTTCGCCCCGTCGGACAGGATCAGCACCGGGGTGCGGTACTTCAACGCGATCCCGACCGCTTCCAGCGCGGCGCCGAAGCAGTCACCCGGCGACTGGGGCGCGACGATCGGCACCGGCGACTCGGAGTTGCGCCCGAACATCGCCTGCAGCAGGTCGGCCTGCTCGGTCTTGGTCGGCAACCCCGTCGACGGGCCGCCGCGCTGCACGTCGATCACGATCAGCGGCAGCTCCAGCATCACACCCAGACCGATGGTCTCCGACTTCAGCGCGATCCCCGGACCCGAGGTCGACGTGACACCCAGCGCACCGCCGTAGGAGGCGCCCAGCGCCGCACCGATCCCGGCGATCTCGTCCTCCGCCTGGAAGGTGAGCACGCCGAAGTTCTTGTGCCGGGACAGCTCGTGCAGGATGTCCGAGGCCGGGGTGATCGGATAGGTCCCCAGCAGCACCTTCAACCCCGACTGCTGTCCCGCCGCCACGATTCCGTAGGCGAGCGCGGTGTTGCCGGTGATCTGCCGGTACGTGCCCGGCGCCAGCTTGGCCGGGGCCACCTCGAACGTCGTCACGAACGACTCGGTCGTCTCGCCGTAGTTCCAGCCCGCGCGGAACGCCAGGATGTTCGCCTCGGCGATGTCGGGCTTCTTCGCGAACTTCTCCCGCAGGAACGCCTCGGTGCCCTCGGTCGGCCGGTGGTACATCCACGACAACAGCCCCAGCGCGAACATGTTCTTACACCGCTCGGCGTCCTTCTTGCCCAGACCAGTGTCCGCCAGCGCACCCTGGGTCAGCGTCGACATCGCGACCTCGTGCACCTGATACGCCGAGAGCGACTCGTCCTCCAGCGGATTGGCGTCATAGCCGACCTTCGTCAGGTTCCGCTTGCTGAACTCGTCGGTGTTCACGATCAGCGTCCCCTGGTGGGGCAGGTCCGCCAGGTTCGCCTTCAACGCCGCCGGGTTCATCGCCACCAGCACGTCCGGCCGGTCGCCCGGGGTCAGGATGTCGTAGTCCGCGAAATGGACCTGGAAGGACGACACACCAGGGATCGTGCCCTGAGGCGCGCGGATCTCAGCCGGGAAGTTCGGCAGCGTGGCCAGGTCGTTCCCGAACGCGGCAGCCTCCGAGGTGAACCGATCACCCGTCAACTGCATGCCGTCACCGGAGTCACCGGCGAAGCGAATCACCACCCGGTCCAGCTTGGAGATCTCGGTCTGACGGGTTGCCGACAACGCACCGTTGCCATTGGCACTCGTGCTCATAGGTCAGGGAATCCCTCTCTCCAGGCCTGCCGTGTCTGCGATGACACCTTCCGCCGGGCGCACCTCTGCCGATACCTCTACCTTACTTTGCATTTTGGGCGGCCGTCCCATGGTGTGACCCGGCTTACCTGCTACTCGATGGTAACGGTTACTTTCCGCTGCTGATCCTGGCCTGCATCGCACTCAGCCGGTGGCTGAACTCCGGCGATGCGAGTGACTCCACCTGGGGCCCGAGCTCAGTCTCCACCGCATCCGCGTGCTCGGTAAGAGGCAAGGTCAGCCGCATCGACCGCTTCGTCGTGAGTACCAGATCCCGGGGTGCGGCCGCAGCCGGCGCGGCCAGTTCGAGCGCGGCGGCCAGTAACTCTTCGTGAGTACCATCGACTGTCCGCATGGTGAGACCGGCCTGCTCCGCCCCGGCGGCGTCGAGCGACTGGCCGAACAAGGTCATCGCCCGTGCCCGCTGTACCCCGACCGCGCGCTGCAGCATCCAGGTCATGCCCCCGCCCGGGTGCAATCCGAGCTCGAGGAACCGGGGGATGAACTTCGCCCTCGGCCCGGCGAGGCGGACGTCCGCGGCGAGCGCGAGGTTCAGACCGGCGCCCACGGCTGCCCCGCCCACCGCGGCGATCGTCGGCAGCGCGCACCGCGCCACCGCGAGGAAGCCCGCGTAGACCGCGCGAAGCCCTTGTTCCCGTGCCTCGCCCAGCGCACTCAGGTCCGCGCCCGCGCAGAACGCCGGCGGCGTACCGGTCACGATCAGCGCGTGGACGTCGCTGTCCTGCTCGGCGTCGGCCACCGCGCTCGCCAGGTCCGCCGACAGCGCGAGGGTGAGCGAGTTGCGCCGTCCGGGAGCGTCGACGGTGATCACGGCGACCTTGCCCACGCGTTCGGCCAGAATCTGTTCGGTCATGCCGACCATCATGTCCCTGGCGTCGGCGGGCGCTCCAGCAGCCTCGACAGCACGACGGTGGACACGGTCCGGTCGATGATCTCCAGCCCGCGCAGCCGTTCCAGCGCCGTCTCGAGCTGGTGGATGTCGGCGGCCCGCAGGTGCACGATCGCGTCCGCCGCGCCCGTCACCGTGTAGGCGGCCACCACCTCGGGCAGCGGTTCCAGCCGGGCGCGGATGCGCGCGGGCGGCACGTTGCCGCGGCAGTGGACCTCGACGAACGCCTCCGTGCCCCGGCCCAGCGCCTCCGGGTCGACCACCGCGGTGAAGCCGCGCAGCACCCCGGTCTCGAGCAGGCGGTCCACCCGCCGTTTCACCGCGGGCGCGGACAGGCCGACCACCTTGCCGATCTCGGCGTAGCTGGACCGCGCGTTGGTCACCAGGCACGAAACGATTCGCTGATCTAACGGGTTCACACGCAATGTTTAGCAGGTATGAGCGCAAGGAGCCGCGATTGATTGTCGCTGAATCGAGCCATACCGTAGGTTCATGACTCCTCGGGTGCCGCTGACCCGCCGCTACCTCATGTGCCCGCCGCGGTACTTCGCGGTCGACTACGCGATCAACCCCTGGATGGACCCGAGTCGCCCGGTCGACGTGCAGCGCGCGCTGGCGCAGTGGACCGCGCTGCGCGACACCTACCGCCGCCTCGGGCACACCGTGGAGGAGATCGAGCCGCAGCCCGGCCTGCCCGACATGGTCTTCGCCGCGAACTCCGGCACCGTGATCGACGGACGGGTCCTCGGCTCCCGGTTCCGCGCGCCGCAGCGCGTGCCCGAGGCCGATCACTACCGCCGGTGGTTCGTCGAGCACGGCTACCGCGACGTGGTGATGCCGTCGCGGATCAACGAGGCCGAGGGTGACTTCGCGTGGACGGGTCGGATGATCCTCGCCGGCACCGGCTTCCGGACCGACCCCGAGGCACACGGGGAGGCGCAGGAGATCCTCGGCGTGCCCGTGTTGTCACTGCGTCTGGTGGACCCGCGCTACTACCACCTCGACACGGCGCTGTTCGTGCTGAGCGAGGCGACCGAGTCCGCAGCCGCCCAGATCGCGTACTATCCGGAAGCCTTTTCCGTTGGCTCACAACGGGTTCTGGCGCGCCTGTTCCCCGACGCCGTGCTCGCCGGTGCGGCGGACGCGGAGTGCTTCGGGCTGAACGGGGTGTCCGACGGGCGCAACGTGGTGTTGCCGGTCGAGGCGACCGCGCTCGCGAAGCGGCTCGCCGAGCGGGGCTACGAACCCGTGTTCGCCGACATCTCCGAGCTGCGCAAGGCAGGCGGCGGTCCTAAGTGCTGCACGCTGGAGATTCGCAAGTAACGAGATGACGTTCGGGTTGGTCGAATAATTTCCCTCGTGCCACAAGGGTTTTCGGCCAAGCCGAAGACGATGTCTCATTTCGAGATCGGAGCTGTTCGGCTCGGTCCGGCTTTGTAACAACACTCCTGAACTCCCCGAATCAGGGGTGTACGCACGCCGCGTCCGGGAGCCGAGGAGCCGATTGCCGATGACCACCTGCCGACTCTGCGGTTCGACGAACATGGAAAGTGTCGTCGATCTGGGCGCGACTCCGCCCTGTGAGCGATTCCTCACTGTAGAGCAGCTGGCCGAGCCGGAGATCACGTATCCGTTGCATTTGCAGGTCTGTACCGACTGCTGGCTGGCGCAGATCCCGCCGCTGATCACGCCCGAGGACACCTTCACCGAGTACGCGTACTTCTCGTCCTTTTCGGAATCCTGGGTCGAGCACGCGCGCAGGTTCGTGCGGGACGCGGCCGAACGGGTCGGACTCGACGAGAGCTCGTTCGTCGTCGAGGTCGCCAGCAACGACGGGTATCTGCTCCGGCACGTTGTGGCACAGGGGATTCCCTGCCTGGGCGTCGAACCTTCGGTGAACGTCGGGCAGGCGGCCCGCGACGGCGGGGTGCCGACGCTGACCGCGTTCCTCAGTCCGGAGACCGGCGCGGCCGTCCGCGCGGAACACGGCCCGGCGAACCTCGTCGTCGCCAACAACGTCTACGCGCACATTCCCGACGTGATCGGGTTCACGCAGGGCCTGCGTGCGCTGGTGGCCGACGACGGCTGGGTCTCGATCGAGGTGCAGCACCTGCTCACGCTGATCGAGAAGACCCAGTACGACACCATCTACCACGAGCACTTCCAGTACTACACGGTGGAATCGGCGCGGCAGGCGCTGGCGACCGGCGGTCTGTCGCTTGTGGACGTCGAGCTGCTGCCGACGCACGGCGGGTCGATCCGGCTGTGGGCGCGGCCTGCGGAGGTCGCCGGTGCGCCCTCGCCGCGGATGGTCGACGCGCTGGCCGCGGAGAAGGCGGCCGGGCTGCACGAGCTCGCCGGCTACACCGAGTTCGCCGCCAGGGTCGCCCGGGTGCGCCGTGACCTGCTGAAGTTCCTGGTCGCGGCCGCCGAGGAGGGCAAGACGGTCGTCGGCTACGGGGCGCCGGGCAAGGGCAACACGCTGCTCAACCACTGCGGCATCCGGCCGGACCTGCTCGCCTACACGGTCGACCGCAACCCGTACAAGCACGGCCGGTACACCCCCGGCACCCGGATTCCCGTGCTGCCGCCGGA
Proteins encoded in this region:
- a CDS encoding MDR family MFS transporter; amino-acid sequence: MLGMLLAALDQTIVSTALPTIVADLGGANHLSWVVTAYLLAETIMTVLIGKFGDLFGRKKAFLASVLLFLVGSFFSGWADSMVWLIAFRAVQGLGGGGLMVTSSAVIADVVPLRERGKYQGAIGAMFGVATVAGPLLGGLFVDQLSWRWAFYVNIPLGVVVVLIAAAALPAVKSTTRPRIDYLGILLIALAATGLTLVTSWGGTEYPWTSPTIIGMAVGSIVLLVLFVLVELRAEEPMLPMRLFRGRVFTVASVLSFVVGFAMLGGITYLPTYLQRVQGASATESGLRMLPLVVGLLITAMLSGNVISRTGRYKIFPVVGSLIMTAGLFLMSTLDVGTSFWVTSGYMIVLGLGLGCCMQVPTIVVQNTSDYEDLGVATSGVSFLRTLGSSFGVAVFGTIFTSRLPVVPTVPSYVDAIHTMFLLAAPIGILSFVVALFLKEIPLRDATKAVASSNSGFSEPGTGDSRQELEKVVASLWRQQKGDPGPAILARSGVQLTYAQGWLLVQIYRNSVDDGNATLQEIAEETIVPAGIFEPTATHLLTLGYLSEADGHYRFTGLGTDTFTRLVGAWRSWLLDSLAEESTDSTLTACVDEIAEELISNSREMSTGRHTIASTPVAS
- a CDS encoding polyprenyl synthetase family protein, coding for MSVQSGTIEDLRASVGLRIADEQLLRTLAGGLADVENLLRETARSEVKAVNDAASHLVEAGGKRFRPMFTLLAAEFGEGNHKGVVTAAAAVELVHLATLYHDDVMDEATMRRGAQSVNARWDNTVAILTGDFLFAHASRLVSYLGTDAARIIAETFGELVTGQMRETVGPDVGEDPVEHYLSVIAQKTGSLIATAGRFGGMVSDAKPEYIEALTRFGDIIGTAFQISDDIIDIASPSDESGKTPGTDLREGVRTLPMLLALADPDTDPRLVELLAGPIAEDALVEEALDLLRASSGLDRAMVTLSDYARRARVELSALPASVARDACESVADYLVARTR
- a CDS encoding sunset domain-containing protein, with protein sequence MSIFGQVWLWSAAAFVVGVLLTWLLLVRPAQARSRALQRRLEAAQAAASERQSANAMPTRTFGNDSAARLHEPTPVTEHLRPLEEPGPVAASEPNWYDRDSFDGRMPDESSFEPESDAEKTSIFRPHQMPEHGSLFDSNAEIERGALFDSNAEVERGALFDADAEVERGAPFDPNGPAERGSLFGQEAEAGRGHRYAPEAEPEHGSQFGQETADGRGHRYAAEADGEQEQHRSLFGQEAEPERGHRYAPEPEAEVERGSLLGQEGGLERGALLGEQAEPEHGTPFGQGAGPDHGASFGQKVEPERAAAFGQETEVERGSLFGQQAESERGALLGQGAGAEDASFAQRGEHAAFGQGAETDDAPFAQGTGRAAFAQGTGAGDAAFAEGTEAADAPFGQGAGAGDTSFARGPEADDVSFGQGTEAGDVSHTRGAPVEGTSFAQQSAPEDASFGRGAEQEQSGLVFGQQAGAERGHRYAPEPEAEQTYGSHAAAEDEPPAYAFGGGEPESPVEEEKATETTAVLPKRQPRSTPPSSFEPPRPSMRSIERREPVVDEGGRSGSLFEPTVRRNTAPGSHAAPEPAPAPPPPARAHVSDRSVPPGPFGPGSAMPRPGGGRPSDEFEVKASVTALRYCTEESPQFNRMVAEVWFRSAADAERVGFRPLG
- a CDS encoding 2-oxoacid:ferredoxin oxidoreductase subunit beta, which encodes MTATDLGLPVPGGLDLVPHTDETQKAKEYKSDQEVRWCPGCGDYVVLNTVQSFLPTLGLKRENIVFVSGIGCSSRFPYYLNTYGMHSIHGRAPAIATGLATTRPDLSVWVVTGDGDALSIGGNHLIHALRRNVNIKILLFNNRIYGLTKGQYSPTSGQGMVTKSTPMGSVDTPFNPVSLALGAEATFVGRALDSDKAGLTEVLTAAAQHRGSAVVEIYQNCPIFNDGAFDVLKDKDEAATRLIPLRAGEPIRFGPEQEFGVTTTGWGGFEVGKVSEIGEDNVIVHDPGITDTAYAFALSRLGDQNLNHTPTGIFRQVARPTYDDQARAQVEDARTAKAPNLQSLLTGKDTWTVIA
- a CDS encoding 2-oxoacid:acceptor oxidoreductase subunit alpha; the encoded protein is MSTSANGNGALSATRQTEISKLDRVVIRFAGDSGDGMQLTGDRFTSEAAAFGNDLATLPNFPAEIRAPQGTIPGVSSFQVHFADYDILTPGDRPDVLVAMNPAALKANLADLPHQGTLIVNTDEFSKRNLTKVGYDANPLEDESLSAYQVHEVAMSTLTQGALADTGLGKKDAERCKNMFALGLLSWMYHRPTEGTEAFLREKFAKKPDIAEANILAFRAGWNYGETTESFVTTFEVAPAKLAPGTYRQITGNTALAYGIVAAGQQSGLKVLLGTYPITPASDILHELSRHKNFGVLTFQAEDEIAGIGAALGASYGGALGVTSTSGPGIALKSETIGLGVMLELPLIVIDVQRGGPSTGLPTKTEQADLLQAMFGRNSESPVPIVAPQSPGDCFGAALEAVGIALKYRTPVLILSDGANANGSEPWLIPDISTLPDLRVEFASKPNAQDGSDEFWPYVRDPETLAREWAIPGTPGLQHRIGGLEKADGKGNISYDPDNHDHMVRLRQRKIDNIEVPDLVVDDPSGGKARVLALGWGSTFGPIGAACRRVRKAGMPIAQAHLRNLNPFPKNLGAILASYDKVVVPEMNLGQLAMLLRAKYLTDVQSYTKVAGLPFKAEELQHVFTDIIEGVVPA
- a CDS encoding enoyl-CoA hydratase, which produces MTEQILAERVGKVAVITVDAPGRRNSLTLALSADLASAVADAEQDSDVHALIVTGTPPAFCAGADLSALGEAREQGLRAVYAGFLAVARCALPTIAAVGGAAVGAGLNLALAADVRLAGPRAKFIPRFLELGLHPGGGMTWMLQRAVGVQRARAMTLFGQSLDAAGAEQAGLTMRTVDGTHEELLAAALELAAPAAAAPRDLVLTTKRSMRLTLPLTEHADAVETELGPQVESLASPEFSHRLSAMQARISSGK
- a CDS encoding Lrp/AsnC family transcriptional regulator — encoded protein: MNPLDQRIVSCLVTNARSSYAEIGKVVGLSAPAVKRRVDRLLETGVLRGFTAVVDPEALGRGTEAFVEVHCRGNVPPARIRARLEPLPEVVAAYTVTGAADAIVHLRAADIHQLETALERLRGLEIIDRTVSTVVLSRLLERPPTPGT
- the ddaH gene encoding dimethylargininase, which encodes MTPRVPLTRRYLMCPPRYFAVDYAINPWMDPSRPVDVQRALAQWTALRDTYRRLGHTVEEIEPQPGLPDMVFAANSGTVIDGRVLGSRFRAPQRVPEADHYRRWFVEHGYRDVVMPSRINEAEGDFAWTGRMILAGTGFRTDPEAHGEAQEILGVPVLSLRLVDPRYYHLDTALFVLSEATESAAAQIAYYPEAFSVGSQRVLARLFPDAVLAGAADAECFGLNGVSDGRNVVLPVEATALAKRLAERGYEPVFADISELRKAGGGPKCCTLEIRK